Part of the Roseofilum casamattae BLCC-M143 genome, AGTTCCCCGATACTCATTTGGTTAAGTTGGGAACCATGGGCGAGTATGGAACGCCCAATATCGATATTGAAGAAGGATATATCGAAATCGAGCACAACGGCCGTAAAGACAGGCTTCCCTATCCGAAACAACCGGGAAGTTTCTACCACTTATCCAAAGTTCACGACAGCCACAACATTCATTTTGCCTGTAAAATTTGGGGCTTGCGCGCGACGGACTTAAACCAAGGTGTGGTTTATGGTGTCAATACCGAGCAAACCCTGAAGGACGAACTGCTCATTAACCGTCTGGACTACGATGGTGTCTTTGGTACGGCGCTGAACCGCTTCTGCATTCAAGCAGCAGTCGGCCATCCTTTAACAGTCTACGGTACTGGCGGACAAACCCGAGCATTCTTGGATATTCGCGATACGGTACGCTGTATTGAAATTGCCGTGAATAATCCGGCTGACCCTGGTGAATTCCGCGTTTTCAATCAATTTACCGAAATGTTCAGCGTGGGCGATCTCGCGAAAATGGTACAAGCAGCGGGTGATAAGTTGGGATTAAAGGTGGAGATCGACCATCTGGAGAATCCTCGGGTTGAAATGGAAGAGCATTATTTCAATGCGAAAAACACCAACCTGCGAGACCTGGGCTTGCAACCGAAAAAATTAGAAGATTCTCTCCTCGATTCGCTGATTAATGTCGCGCAAAAATATAAAGATAGAGTTGATAAAAGTCAAATTCTGCCCAAAGTTTCTTGGCGACG contains:
- a CDS encoding UDP-sulfoquinovose synthase; protein product: MKVLVIGGDGYCGWATALYLSDRGYEVGILDNLVRRHWDQQLCIETLTPIAPIQQRLSKWNEINKGQKTIDLFLGDINDYDFLIQSLRQFQPEAIVHFGEQRSAPFSMIDRKHAVLTQTNNVMGNLNLLFAMKEEFPDTHLVKLGTMGEYGTPNIDIEEGYIEIEHNGRKDRLPYPKQPGSFYHLSKVHDSHNIHFACKIWGLRATDLNQGVVYGVNTEQTLKDELLINRLDYDGVFGTALNRFCIQAAVGHPLTVYGTGGQTRAFLDIRDTVRCIEIAVNNPADPGEFRVFNQFTEMFSVGDLAKMVQAAGDKLGLKVEIDHLENPRVEMEEHYFNAKNTNLRDLGLQPKKLEDSLLDSLINVAQKYKDRVDKSQILPKVSWRR